One Nicotiana sylvestris chromosome 12, ASM39365v2, whole genome shotgun sequence genomic window carries:
- the LOC104213439 gene encoding protein NRT1/ PTR FAMILY 7.3-like: MMACLELSKEVKMMKGEEIECTKDGTVDLDGKPAIREASGKWVAGIMILLNQALATLAFFGVGVNLVLFLTRVLKENNADAANSVSKWTGTVYICSLVGAFLSDSYWGRFKTCAIFQVIYVTGLALLALASQLYLLKPKGCGNRTTLCGEHSTMGIGLFYIAVYMIALGYGGYQPNIATFGADQFDEQHPGESHSKVAFFSYFYLFMNLGSLFSNTILDYFEDEGMWALGFWASAASAFAALLLFLGGTARYRHFKSSGNPLARFAQVLVAATKKSRVETPETEDDFYQGEDDDNTTGGRKMLHTHGFKFLDRAAVVTSRELDNQKQSDHNPWHLCPISQVEEVKCILRLLPIWLCTIIYSVVFTQMASLFVEQGDAMKTTIANFRIPAASMSTFDILSVAGVIFLNRRVLNPLVSRFKKCKGDHIGLTELQRMGIGLVIAVMAMLSAGIVECYRLKYASNDCKNCGGSSSLNIFWQVPQYAFIGASEVFMYVGQLEFFNAQAPDGLKSFGSALCMTSISLGNYVSSLLVSVVMKISATDKMPGWIPGNLNKGHLDRFYFLLAGLTLIDLVAYIACAKWYKNIKHSEKIQEYEEDDKV; encoded by the exons ATGATGGCATGCTTGGAACTCTCCAAAGAG GTGAAAATGATGAAAGGGGAAGAAATAGAATGCACCAAGGATGGAACTGTTGATCTTGATGGAAAACCAGCAATCAGAGAAGCAAGTGGAAAATGGGTGGCTGGAATTATGATTCTCC TGAATCAAGCTTTAGCAACTCTAGCATTCTTTGGAGTTGGAGTGAATTTGGTGTTGTTCTTGACAAGAgtgctgaaagaaaacaatgcTGATGCTGCTAATAGTGTGAGCAAATGGactggcacagtttatatatgcTCCCTTGTTGGTGCTTTTCTTAGTGACTCTTACTGGGGAAGATTCAAAACATGTGCCATTTTTCAAGTCATCTATGTAACT GGATTGGCATTACTAGCACTAGCATCACAACTCTACTTGCTCAAACCTAAAGGTTGTGGGAATCGAACGACTCTATGTGGAGAACATTCAACCATGGGCATTGGTCTGTTCTACATCGCTGTGTACATGATTGCACTAGGATATGGAGGTTATCAGCCAAACATTGCTACCTTTGGGGCTGATCAGTTTGACGAGCAGCATCCAGGGGAGTCTCACTCTAAAGTTGCCTTCTTCAGCTACTTCTACCTATTCATGAACCTCGGGTCGCTTTTCTCCAACACTATTTTAGACTACTTTGAGGATGAAGGAATGTGGGCTCTTGGTTTTTGGGCATCTGCAGCATCTGCTTTTGCAGCATTATTGCTCTTTCTTGGAGGCACTGCTAGGTACAGACACTTCAAGTCTAGTGGCAACCCTCTTGCCAGGTTTGCTCAAGTTTTAGTTGCAGCAACAAAGAAGAGTAGAGTCGAGACACCAGAAACCGAAGATGACTTCTACCAAGGGGAAGACGATGACAACACAACTGGTGGTAGAAAAATGCTACACACCCATGGTTTCAA ATTCTTGGACAGAGCAGCAGTGGTGACATCAAGGGAACTCGACAACCAGAAGCAGAGCGATCACAACCCGTGGCATCTCTGCCCTATCTCACAAGTTGAGGAGGTTAAATGCATTTTGAGACTGCTGCCCATTTGGCTATGTACCATTATTTACTCTGTAGTTTTCACGCAAATGGCCTCGCTCTTTGTTGAGCAAGGCGATGCCATGAAAACTACAATAGCAAACTTCAGGATTCCAGCAGCAAGCATGTCTACCTTTGACATCCTTAGTGTAGCAGGCGTCATATTTCTAAACCGCAGAGTTCTTAATCCACTAGTCAGTAGGTTTAAGAAGTGCAAGGGTGATCATATTGGGCTAACTGAACTTCAAAGGATGGGTATTGGACTAGTCATAGCAGTGATGGCTATGCTTTCTGCAGGAATTGTGGAGTGCTACAGGCTAAAgtatgcgagcaatgactgcaaAAACTGTGGAGGCTCGAGCTCTCTTAACATCTTCTGGCAAGTCCCTCAATATGCTTTTATAGGAGCTTCGGAAGTATTCATGTATGTAGGCCAATTGGAATTTTTCAATGCACAAGCACCCGATGGACTTAAAAGCTTCGGAAGTGCACTATGCATGACATCGATATCGTTGGGGAACTACGTGAGTAGCTTACTTGTAAGCGTAGTGATGAAAATATCGGCAACAGACAAAATGCCTGGATGGATACCAGGAAACCTTAACAAAGGTCATTTAGACAGATTCTATTTTCTATTAGCTGGCTTAACATTAATAGATTTGGTTGCCTATATTGCATGTGCTAAGTGGTACAAGAATATTAAGCATAGCGAAAAGATTCAGGAATATGAGGAAGATGACAAGGTGTGA
- the LOC104213438 gene encoding protein NRT1/ PTR FAMILY 7.3-like, protein MACLELSKEVKLKGEEMDCTKDGTIDLNGKPAIRETSGKWVAGIMILLNQALATLAFFGVGVNLVLFLTRVLKENNADAANSVSKWTGTVYICSLVGAFLSDSYWGRFKTCAIFQVIYVTGLALLALASQLYLLKPKGCGDRTTLCGEHSTMGVGLFYISVYMIALGYGGYQPNIATFGADQFDEHHPRESQSKVAFFSYFYLFMNLGSLFSNTILDYFEDEGMWALGFWASAASAFAALLLFLGGTARYRHFKSSGNPLARFAQVLVAATKKNRVETPENEDDFYQGEDDDVTGGRKMLHTHGFKFLDRAAVVTSRELDDQKLSDHNPWRLCPISQVEEVKCILRLLPIWLCTIIYSVVFTQMASLFVEQGDAMKTTIANFRIPAASMSTFDILSVAGVIFLNRRVLNPLVSRFKKCKGDNTGLTELQRMGIGLVIAVMAMLSAGIVECYRLKYASNDCKHCEGSSSLNIFWQVPQYAFIGASEVFMYVGQLEFFNAQAPDGLKSFGSALCMTSISLGNYVSSFLVSIVMKISATDNMPGWIPGNLNKGHLDRFYFLLAGLTLIDLVAYIACAKWYKNIKHSEKIQEHEEDDKV, encoded by the exons ATGGCATGCTTGGAACTCTCAAAAGAG GTGAAGTTGAAAGGGGAAGAAATGGATTGCACTAAGGATGGAACTATTGATCTTAATGGAAAGCCAGCAATCAGAGAAACAAGTGGGAAATGGGTGGCTGGAATTATGATTCTAC TGAATCAAGCTTTAGCAACTCTAGCATTTTTTGGAGTTGGAGTGAATTTGGTGTTGTTCTTGACAAGAGTGTTAAAAGAAAACAATGCTGATGCTGCTAATAGTGTGAGCAAATGGACTGGCACAGTCTACATCTGTTCCCTTGTTGGTGCTTTTCTTAGTGACTCTTACTGGGGAAGATTCAAAACTTGTGCCATTTTTCAAGTCATCTATGTAACT GGATTGGCATTACTAGCACTAGCATCACAACTTTACTTGCTCAAACCAAAAGGTTGTGGGGATCGAACAACTCTATGTGGAGAACATTCAACCATGGGGGTTGGTCTATTCTACATATCTGTGTACATGATTGCACTAGGATATGGAGGTTATCAGCCAAATATTGCTACCTTTGGGGCTGATCAGTTTGACGAGCATCATCCGAGGGAGTCTCAATCTAAAGTTGCCTTCTTCAGCTACTTCTACCTGTTCATGAACCTTGGGTCGCTCTTCTCCAACACTATTTTAGACTACTTTGAGGATGAAGGAATGTGGGCTCTTGGCTTTTGGGCATCTGCAGCATCTGCTTTTGCAGCATTATTGCTCTTTCTTGGAGGCACTGCTAGGTACAGACACTTCAAGTCTAGTGGCAACCCTCTTGCCAGGTTTGCTCAAGTTTTAGTTGCAGCAACAAAGAAGAATAGAGTGgagacaccagaaaatgaagATGACTTCTACCAAGGGGAAGACGACGACGTAACTGGTGGTAGAAAAATGCTACACACCCATGGTTTCAA ATTCTTGGACAGAGCAGCTGTGGTGACATCAAGGGAACTTGACGACCAGAAGCTGAGCGATCACAACCCGTGGCGCCTCTGTCCTATTTCACAAGTTGAAGAAGTTAAATGCATTTTGAGACTGCTGCCCATTTGGCTATGTACCATTATTTACTCTGTAGTTTTCACGCAAATGGCCTCACTCTTTGTCGAGCAAGGCGATGCCATGAAAACTACAATAGCAAACTTCAGGATTCCAGCAGCAAGTATGTCTACCTTTGACATCCTTAGTGTAGCAGGCGTCATATTTCTAAACCGCAGAGTTCTTAATCCACTGGTCAGTAGGTTTAAGAAGTGCAAGGGTGATAATACCGGGCTAACTGAACTTCAAAGGATGGGTATTGGACTAGTCATAGCAGTAATGGCTATGCTATCAGCAGGAATTGTGGAGTGCTACAGGCTAAAgtatgcgagcaatgactgcaaACACTGTGAAGGCTCAAGCTCTCTTAACATCTTCTGGCAAGTCCCTCAATATGCTTTTATAGGAGCTTCGGAAGTATTCATGTATGTAGGTCAATTAGAATTCTTCAATGCGCAAGCACCCGATGGACTTAAAAGCTTTGGAAGTGCACTATGCATGACATCAATATCATTGGGAAACTACGTGAGTAGCTTCCTCGTGAGCATAGTGATGAAAATATCAGCAACAGACAACATGCCGGGATGGATACCAGGAAACCTTAACAAAGGTCACTTAGACAGATTCTATTTTCTATTAGCTGGTTTGACATTAATAGATTTGGTTGCTTATATTGCATGTGCTAAGTGGTACAAGAATATTAAGCATAGCGAAAAGATTCAGGAACACGAGGAAGATGACAAGGTGTGA